The Micromonospora sp. M71_S20 genome has a window encoding:
- the map gene encoding type I methionyl aminopeptidase, which translates to MIELKSAEEIDRMAVAGQFVGELLAELGGVAAVGVNLMDLEHHARRRIKERGAESCYWDYAPSFGRGPFRNVLCLSVNDAVLHGLPHDYVLRDGDLLSIDMAVGIDGWVADSALSVVVGTPDPADLKLIEATEVALEAAITAAQPGGRLGDISAAIGEVARSYGYGVNAEFGGHGIGRTMHEAPHVSNDGRPRRGLKLDPGLTIAIEPWFCRSTDKIKFDEDGWTIRSADGSRTAHSEHTVAITASGPRVLTRRPTQGATSADPARKPAATS; encoded by the coding sequence GTGATCGAACTCAAGTCCGCCGAGGAGATCGACCGGATGGCGGTGGCCGGCCAGTTCGTCGGCGAGCTGCTCGCCGAGTTGGGTGGTGTCGCCGCGGTCGGCGTCAACCTGATGGACCTCGAACACCACGCCCGCCGCCGGATCAAGGAGCGCGGTGCCGAATCCTGCTACTGGGACTACGCCCCTTCGTTCGGCCGCGGCCCGTTCCGCAACGTGCTGTGCCTGTCGGTCAACGACGCGGTGCTGCACGGCCTGCCGCACGACTATGTCCTGCGCGACGGTGACCTGCTCAGCATCGACATGGCGGTCGGCATCGACGGCTGGGTCGCCGACTCCGCGCTCTCCGTCGTCGTCGGCACCCCCGACCCGGCAGACCTGAAGCTGATCGAGGCCACCGAGGTCGCACTGGAGGCCGCCATCACCGCCGCCCAGCCCGGCGGCCGCCTCGGCGACATCTCCGCCGCGATCGGCGAGGTCGCCCGCTCCTACGGCTACGGCGTCAACGCCGAGTTCGGTGGCCACGGCATCGGCCGCACCATGCACGAGGCCCCGCACGTGTCCAACGACGGCCGTCCCCGCCGCGGCCTGAAACTCGACCCCGGCCTCACCATCGCCATCGAGCCCTGGTTCTGCCGCTCCACAGACAAAATCAAGTTCGACGAGGACGGCTGGACGATCCGCTCCGCCGACGGCTCCCGTACCGCCCACTCCGAACACACGGTCGCCATCACGGCGTCCGGCCCCCGGGTCCTGACCCGCCGCCCCACTCAGGGCGCCACCTCGGCCGACCCCGCCAGGAAGCCCGCCGCAACCTCCTGA
- a CDS encoding helix-turn-helix domain-containing protein: MVRQPLTAEQIAAGQRLGAALRAARAGRSLVEVALAAGISPETLRKIEAGRLPAPAFGTVVGLSHALDVPLSDLADVWRADMPVRQAS; this comes from the coding sequence ATGGTGCGCCAACCACTCACCGCCGAACAGATCGCAGCGGGCCAGCGCCTCGGAGCTGCCCTCCGGGCCGCGCGGGCCGGCCGCAGCCTCGTCGAGGTGGCCCTGGCAGCCGGCATCTCCCCCGAGACGCTGCGCAAGATCGAGGCGGGCCGCCTTCCCGCACCGGCGTTCGGCACCGTGGTCGGCCTCAGCCACGCCCTCGACGTCCCCCTCAGCGACCTGGCCGACGTCTGGCGGGCCGACATGCCCGTCCGCCAGGCTTCCTAG
- the mnhG gene encoding monovalent cation/H(+) antiporter subunit G, whose product MTLDAVLDVTAGVCLIAGALLCVAAGAALLRFPDLLARMHAAAKPQVLGLLLVLLGCALRLRTGVDITTLVLVGAFQLATAPVAAHMVGRAGYPHDEIRRDLLITDELAPHLDRISSGRS is encoded by the coding sequence GTGACGCTCGACGCCGTCCTCGACGTCACCGCCGGCGTCTGCCTGATCGCCGGCGCGCTGCTCTGCGTCGCCGCCGGGGCGGCGCTGCTGCGCTTCCCCGACCTGCTCGCCCGGATGCACGCGGCGGCCAAGCCCCAGGTGCTCGGCCTGCTGCTCGTCCTGCTCGGCTGCGCGCTGCGCCTGCGTACGGGGGTGGACATCACCACCCTCGTGCTCGTCGGCGCCTTCCAGCTCGCCACCGCGCCCGTCGCGGCGCACATGGTGGGCCGGGCCGGCTACCCGCACGACGAGATCCGCCGCGACCTGCTGATCACCGACGAACTCGCGCCCCACCTGGACCGCATCAGCTCCGGCCGCTCCTGA
- a CDS encoding monovalent cation/H+ antiporter complex subunit F, with protein sequence MTVVAVTVAALLAVAVGLTLVRIIRGPSILDRAVATDVLLAVVVAAIATEAAYSRDATALPVLVVLAILGFVGSVSVARFAARRNDK encoded by the coding sequence TTGACCGTCGTCGCCGTGACCGTCGCCGCGCTGCTCGCCGTGGCCGTCGGACTGACCCTCGTCCGCATCATCCGCGGACCGTCCATCCTCGACCGCGCCGTCGCCACCGACGTCCTGCTCGCCGTCGTCGTCGCCGCCATCGCCACCGAGGCCGCCTACAGCCGCGACGCGACCGCACTGCCCGTGCTGGTCGTCCTCGCCATCCTCGGGTTCGTCGGCTCGGTCAGCGTCGCCCGGTTCGCCGCCCGGAGGAACGACAAGTGA